A portion of the Malania oleifera isolate guangnan ecotype guangnan chromosome 3, ASM2987363v1, whole genome shotgun sequence genome contains these proteins:
- the LOC131151563 gene encoding uncharacterized protein LOC131151563, producing MERMDSRDENVKAEGREDSVTSSEEEIDTSKVLLGRLDPMATENWVQEIEEIMVVLDCTDEQKVCYAAFKMTGEAKRWWLSVKLLEDQRVIKIAFTWERFKELFFDRYFPSSVREEKIKEFTNLTQGDMTVVEYEAKFVELSCFAPFLIPNEIRKARKFEKGLRRRIYKLVVGFQVQSFSKVVYKASVLEKSIQSSTESLECGKPGHVGKDCQESLSMVSVQNEDRGKQQVLLGRCAPPQLYTLQVEEDAIREA from the exons ATGGAAAG gatggattctagagATGAGAATGTAAAGGCTGAAGGAAGAGAGGATTCAGtgacttctagtgaagaagaaatagatacctctaaggtccTCCTAG GAAGACTTGATCCAATGGCtacagagaattgggtacaggaaatAGAAGAGATTATGGTCGTACTCGACTGCACGGATGAACAGAAGGTTTGTTATGCTGCATTCAAAATGACTGGAGAGGCGAAGCGTTGGTGGCTTTCTGTAAAGctgctagaggatcagagggtgATAAAGATAGCTTTTACTTGGGAGAGATTCAAAGAGCTGttttttgacaggtattttccttcatctgtcagagaggaaaagattaagGAATTTACTAATCTGACCCAGGGAGATATGACGGTTGTGGAATATGAGGCTAAATTTGTGGAATTGTCATGTTTCGCTCCATTTCTAATCCCAAATGAGATAAGGAAAgccaggaaatttgagaaaggtcTAAGGCGCAGAATCTACAAGCTGGTGGTCGGCTTTCAGGTCCAGAGTTTTTCAAAAGTAGTTTATAAGGCCTCAGTGTTGGAGAAGAGTATCCAGAGCAGCACTGAGTCTTTAGA GTGTGGTAAGCCAGGGCATGTCGGGAAAGATTGTCAGGAGTCGTTGTCTATGGTATCTGTGCAGAATGAGGATCGGGGAAAACAGCAGGTACTATTAGGAAGGTGTGCTCCACCCCAATTGTACACACTTCAAgttgaggaggatgccatcagagaagcag